The Deltaproteobacteria bacterium genome has a window encoding:
- a CDS encoding P-loop NTPase: MESTIIPVASGKGGVGKTLISANIAIALARMGHSTVAVDLDLGGSNLYTYLGVPNKYPGIGDYLKGGVADFQDLVVPTPIPNLSFVPGDGKTPFLANITFEERRALINGIKNIRARYVILDLSAGSTFNTLNFFGIVKRGLCVTSFETPAVMNFVMFLRNFMLRVLSGVVRSDKRVFEMVLSAFGDTARAEIMTVPYLVGQISAINPRLAAAVEETCRRYRPAVVFNMGDDPEELAVAGRIESTLQQGLAISPRFFGFVYHDESVRVAAKKREVLLTRYPTGRASQGIIRLAKKIVSDWDSDAEETAMDLLERTRREQGAFRA; encoded by the coding sequence ATGGAAAGTACCATAATACCAGTGGCAAGCGGCAAGGGCGGCGTGGGCAAGACCCTCATTTCGGCCAACATCGCCATCGCACTCGCCCGCATGGGCCACTCCACCGTGGCGGTGGACCTGGACCTCGGCGGCTCCAACCTCTACACCTATCTTGGGGTGCCCAACAAGTATCCGGGCATAGGGGACTATTTAAAGGGCGGGGTGGCCGACTTTCAGGACCTTGTCGTTCCCACGCCCATCCCCAACCTGTCCTTCGTGCCGGGGGACGGCAAGACCCCGTTTCTGGCCAACATCACCTTCGAGGAGCGCCGCGCCCTCATCAACGGCATAAAGAACATCCGCGCCCGCTACGTTATTCTGGACCTTTCAGCCGGGTCCACTTTCAACACCCTGAATTTTTTCGGCATCGTGAAGCGCGGCTTGTGCGTCACCAGTTTCGAGACCCCGGCTGTCATGAATTTCGTCATGTTCCTGCGCAATTTCATGCTCCGGGTGCTTTCCGGGGTGGTGAGGAGCGACAAGAGGGTGTTCGAGATGGTGCTCTCCGCCTTCGGAGACACGGCCAGGGCGGAGATCATGACCGTGCCCTATCTCGTGGGGCAGATATCGGCCATCAACCCAAGGCTTGCCGCCGCCGTGGAGGAAACATGCCGCCGCTACAGGCCCGCAGTAGTCTTCAACATGGGGGACGACCCGGAGGAACTGGCCGTCGCAGGGCGCATAGAATCCACCCTGCAACAGGGGCTCGCCATATCCCCGCGCTTTTTCGGTTTCGTTTACCATGATGAGTCGGTGAGGGTTGCGGCCAAGAAAAGGGAGGTGCTTCTCACCCGCTATCCCACGGGCAGGGCCAGCCAGGGCATAATCCGCCTTGCGAAAAAGATCGTCTCCGACTGGGACTCGGACGCGGAGGAAACGGCCATGGATCTCTTGGAACGCACCCGCCGGGAACAGGGAGCCTTCAGGGCCTGA
- a CDS encoding ABC transporter permease, with protein sequence MDLFKKIPPALISFVLLLLCWEGVVRLGVWSENVLPGPLTVGLGMWELACSGLLLKHTVSSLFRVTAGFYLAVVLGVPAGILLGYFVFAKRALNPIVQFFRPISPLAWIPLAMLWFGIGDKPAIFLIFLASFFPLAVSTGAAVESIKKTYFQVAANFAFTKREIFTMIIFPAILPTVLVNLRISLGIAWIVVVAAEMIAVKSGLGFLIIDSRNALRMDYVLDAMIIIGAIGVVLDSVMLRLSMAREVQWGVRGR encoded by the coding sequence ATGGATTTGTTCAAGAAAATTCCTCCAGCCCTCATCTCCTTCGTTCTTCTTCTCTTGTGCTGGGAAGGAGTGGTGAGGCTTGGGGTATGGAGTGAAAACGTGCTGCCGGGGCCGTTAACAGTAGGCCTCGGAATGTGGGAACTGGCGTGCAGCGGGCTTTTGCTGAAGCACACTGTTTCAAGCCTTTTTCGGGTGACGGCCGGCTTTTACCTGGCCGTGGTCCTGGGGGTTCCGGCGGGAATACTGCTGGGCTACTTTGTTTTCGCAAAAAGGGCCTTAAACCCCATAGTCCAGTTTTTCAGGCCCATTTCGCCACTTGCGTGGATACCGCTCGCCATGCTGTGGTTCGGCATCGGCGACAAGCCTGCGATTTTTCTGATCTTTCTGGCAAGTTTCTTCCCCCTGGCGGTTTCAACCGGGGCCGCAGTTGAAAGCATTAAAAAGACCTATTTCCAGGTGGCGGCCAATTTTGCCTTCACCAAAAGGGAAATTTTCACCATGATCATTTTTCCGGCCATTCTTCCAACGGTTCTTGTGAACCTTCGCATAAGCCTCGGCATCGCCTGGATAGTGGTTGTGGCCGCCGAGATGATAGCGGTCAAAAGCGGTCTGGGCTTTTTGATAATCGATTCCAGAAACGCCTTGCGCATGGATTACGTTCTGGACGCCATGATCATAATCGGCGCAATAGGGGTGGTGCTGGATTCGGTGATGCTCAGACTTTCCATGGCGAGAGAAGTGCAATGGGGCGTTCGAGGCCGCTAA
- a CDS encoding ABC transporter ATP-binding protein — MLAKDERRKDYIRIRSLRKAYQERRQARREPEDPAPRLGQESVVLENIDLDMGEGEIVCVLGPSGCGKSTLLRIVAGFDPGYTGQVEIDGKTVNGPSPDHIFVFQQSGLLDWMTVGQNVGLGLRHMKDKAAMKEKVAEYLDLVDLAGFESRYPFQLSGGMQRRVELARAMAVNPDVLFMDEPFTGLDFLTHMRMREEVLNLHDYLQKTIVMVTHDIEDALIMGDRIIVFGSRPTKVKMARVLDFPRPRDFSSDPDLAELRRQIYLMMGVHYAL; from the coding sequence ATGCTTGCGAAGGATGAGAGGCGGAAGGACTACATCCGTATCCGCAGCCTTCGCAAGGCTTACCAGGAACGTCGCCAAGCCAGGAGGGAGCCCGAAGACCCGGCTCCCCGCCTTGGCCAGGAGAGCGTGGTCCTGGAAAACATCGATCTCGATATGGGAGAGGGCGAGATCGTGTGCGTCCTGGGGCCTTCGGGATGCGGCAAGTCAACGCTTTTACGGATCGTGGCGGGTTTTGATCCGGGCTACACAGGCCAGGTCGAGATTGACGGAAAAACGGTGAACGGGCCGAGCCCCGATCATATTTTCGTGTTTCAGCAAAGCGGCCTTCTGGACTGGATGACCGTGGGGCAGAACGTGGGCCTGGGGCTCCGGCACATGAAGGACAAGGCAGCCATGAAGGAAAAGGTGGCCGAGTATCTCGATCTGGTGGATCTTGCCGGTTTCGAGAGCCGCTACCCCTTCCAGCTTTCTGGAGGAATGCAGAGGAGGGTGGAGCTTGCCAGGGCCATGGCGGTGAACCCGGACGTGCTGTTCATGGACGAGCCGTTCACGGGCCTGGATTTTCTCACCCACATGCGGATGCGCGAGGAGGTTCTGAACCTTCACGATTATCTGCAAAAAACCATTGTCATGGTGACCCACGACATAGAAGACGCCCTCATAATGGGAGACCGCATAATCGTTTTCGGAAGCCGCCCCACCAAGGTCAAAATGGCGAGGGTTCTGGATTTTCCAAGGCCCAGGGATTTTTCCAGCGACCCGGACCTTGCCGAGCTAAGGCGCCAGATTTATCTCATGATGGGTGTCCACTATGCGCTATAG
- a CDS encoding ABC transporter substrate-binding protein: MRYRQTRMAEWVDGLSLRRKVLMLSLAWLALISASHFWVNREPTGRIVVRMGYMPVISNIAAPILDAASKEGKGVRFEAMKFSSFAEMGEALRNGSIDAAFIIAPLAVALRQQGEDVRIVAIGARHESTLVVKKSLPVKTFADLAGKTLAVPMRFSGHNLAVRRLAEKYGLGESIKIVEMNPPDMAAAMAAGVLDAYCVGEPMAAKTIMAGQSRALSYVEEAWPGFICNLVLVKGDLVENHPERVAALVQGAARAGLWAKANLKEAARIASDYWGTPLPLVEYALETPPGRVVFNRFAPKESEVQEMAGYMARFRIIETAEIEGLVEPRFALAADLDGIKGFSSILRKARGR, from the coding sequence ATGCGCTATAGGCAGACCCGCATGGCCGAGTGGGTGGACGGGCTTTCGCTCAGGCGCAAGGTGCTGATGCTTTCCCTTGCCTGGCTTGCGCTCATTTCGGCGTCGCATTTCTGGGTCAACCGGGAGCCGACGGGCCGGATCGTGGTTCGCATGGGCTACATGCCGGTCATCTCCAACATCGCGGCCCCCATTCTTGACGCAGCCTCGAAGGAGGGAAAGGGTGTCAGGTTCGAGGCCATGAAGTTTTCCAGCTTCGCCGAAATGGGCGAGGCCCTCAGAAACGGAAGCATAGACGCGGCCTTCATAATCGCCCCCCTTGCGGTGGCCTTGCGCCAGCAGGGCGAGGACGTGAGGATAGTGGCCATTGGAGCCCGCCACGAAAGCACCCTGGTGGTGAAAAAGTCGCTTCCGGTAAAGACCTTCGCCGATCTTGCAGGTAAGACCCTGGCAGTGCCAATGCGTTTTTCCGGCCACAACCTTGCCGTAAGAAGGCTTGCGGAAAAATACGGCCTGGGGGAGAGCATCAAAATAGTGGAAATGAACCCGCCCGATATGGCAGCCGCAATGGCCGCCGGGGTGCTGGACGCCTACTGCGTGGGAGAGCCCATGGCAGCCAAAACCATCATGGCCGGGCAGTCCAGGGCGCTGTCGTACGTGGAGGAAGCGTGGCCGGGCTTCATCTGTAACCTCGTGCTCGTAAAAGGCGACTTGGTGGAGAATCACCCGGAAAGGGTGGCGGCCCTGGTTCAGGGCGCGGCGAGGGCCGGGCTGTGGGCTAAGGCCAACCTGAAGGAGGCGGCCAGGATAGCCTCCGATTACTGGGGAACGCCCCTGCCTCTTGTGGAGTACGCCCTTGAAACCCCGCCTGGAAGGGTGGTTTTCAACCGGTTCGCGCCCAAGGAATCGGAAGTTCAGGAAATGGCCGGTTACATGGCCCGGTTCAGGATCATCGAAACCGCCGAAATAGAGGGCCTGGTGGAGCCGCGCTTCGCTCTTGCAGCCGACCTTGACGGCATAAAAGGTTTTTCCTCCATCCTGCGTAAGGCCCGTGGCCGATAG
- a CDS encoding response regulator, protein MKRDVKLLVVDDSALFRRVVSNVISADPGLTVVGEAKNGLEGVKMTPVVNPDVVLLDINMPVMDGITALKHIMIRSPKPTVMFSTLTKAGAFVTFDALRCGAVDFIHKPSRQGALDMEEQSREILRKIRLAARVKVSSIRYLRQAHSRAEADETPDVSAGNVERVFVIGASEGGYGALLKILPALDRRLPATFLVVIHDDPEHVDSFIRYMDSLAPGLVQKARTGVLLSPGRAYVSSGMEYVTLLRSGADHSLHVSPSPFPGRRGAINMLMFSAAEAIEDRAAGMILSGSGNDGAEGLAEIARVGGVALVQEPSTAFCDEMPQSAWDMCPSASLVSDRDAAQRFMEICLADRPGSKRPPRQSSGLWGL, encoded by the coding sequence ATGAAACGCGACGTCAAACTTTTAGTAGTGGACGATTCGGCCCTTTTCCGCCGCGTTGTGTCCAACGTCATAAGCGCCGATCCCGGCCTGACCGTTGTGGGCGAGGCGAAAAACGGCCTTGAGGGCGTAAAAATGACCCCGGTGGTCAATCCCGACGTGGTTCTTCTGGATATCAACATGCCGGTGATGGACGGCATAACTGCCCTGAAGCACATAATGATCCGCTCCCCCAAGCCCACAGTGATGTTCTCCACCCTCACCAAGGCCGGGGCCTTTGTCACCTTCGACGCCCTTCGGTGCGGAGCCGTGGATTTCATCCACAAGCCGTCTCGCCAGGGAGCGCTCGACATGGAGGAGCAGAGCCGGGAGATACTGCGGAAAATTAGGCTGGCGGCCAGGGTCAAGGTCTCCTCCATCCGCTATCTCCGGCAGGCGCATTCAAGGGCCGAGGCCGATGAAACCCCCGATGTTTCCGCCGGCAACGTGGAGAGGGTGTTCGTAATCGGGGCCTCCGAGGGCGGTTACGGGGCGCTTTTAAAGATTCTTCCGGCCCTGGACAGGCGGCTTCCCGCCACCTTCCTGGTGGTGATTCACGATGACCCTGAGCACGTGGATTCATTTATACGCTACATGGACAGCCTCGCCCCCGGCCTGGTGCAGAAGGCCAGAACCGGCGTGCTCCTGTCGCCCGGCAGGGCCTACGTGTCATCGGGCATGGAATACGTCACCCTTTTGCGAAGCGGCGCGGATCATTCCCTGCACGTCTCGCCCTCGCCCTTTCCGGGCCGCAGAGGGGCCATCAATATGCTTATGTTTTCAGCCGCCGAAGCCATAGAGGACAGGGCGGCGGGCATGATTCTTTCGGGGTCGGGAAACGACGGGGCCGAGGGGTTGGCAGAAATAGCCAGGGTCGGGGGCGTGGCTCTTGTCCAGGAGCCCTCCACCGCCTTTTGCGACGAGATGCCTCAATCGGCCTGGGACATGTGCCCTTCGGCCAGCCTTGTTTCCGACCGGGACGCAGCTCAAAGGTTCATGGAAATCTGCCTTGCCGACAGGCCTGGTTCCAAGAGACCGCCCCGCCAGTCTTCGGGATTATGGGGCCTGTGA
- a CDS encoding GAF domain-containing protein has translation MENDQDNRGALPDGGGFSGVKPDALSRKSRGFSFLLELSRLLSRKDLDDAEVLSRVSDLAPTGLARPEHAMVRLLVNGCIHGRPDFPAGAKTIESPVMVSGHCVGSLDAAYPGETPEGFSVEEKSLMAETAHRISSFVERSFLQSARKKGMAANDLLTDFFSCILNPSPIGELTLKALEISKILTGSPNGFVGFLDPETGYMVCPTMPAAKSVQGEGPGDHMVFKKFSGLWGFVLKNRRALMENCPEKHPSSVGVPAGHINVRRFLGVPSVIDGSIVGMIALTNKPSDYTDSDLKIISRVADLLALAISRVRVADALNQSNVLLESRVRERTRQLTDEMEARSRAEEDLRRSKEMFQAVFDGISDPLLMLGSDMSVLMLNRAAAEYYRLRNPERSLGKACFRTLGGASAPCPECGILSAVEQGQAVTIERKGFKDPDRYEQATVYPIKNFATASSASIIHIRDVTESKAVQRHLVQSEKLASLGYLISGIAHEINNPNNFITFNIPILREYIQSVLPVLDEHAEKAGDFNACGMPYQEFREDLFKILDNIEYGSYRINSIVSNLRAFSRKREQAEPKWVDVAEVVENALAICRIKLSHSVKTLQVSVPEDLPRLKTDPDMLAQIIINFMVNAAQAADKRDSWVSLGVRLDERDQGLLVIEVADNGCGMDEATKERIFDPFFTTRRAGEGTGLGLSMSHHLAATLGGRIEVESKPGEGSSFRLYLHL, from the coding sequence ATGGAAAACGATCAGGATAACAGGGGGGCTTTGCCCGACGGCGGAGGCTTCTCCGGCGTCAAGCCCGACGCCCTCAGCCGGAAGAGCCGGGGGTTCAGCTTTCTCCTGGAACTTTCCCGGCTCCTTTCCAGAAAAGACCTTGACGATGCCGAGGTCCTTTCCAGGGTATCAGACCTCGCCCCCACGGGCCTGGCCCGTCCCGAACATGCAATGGTGCGCCTGTTGGTCAACGGGTGCATTCACGGAAGGCCGGATTTCCCCGCCGGGGCAAAAACGATCGAAAGCCCGGTAATGGTTTCCGGCCACTGCGTGGGAAGCCTCGATGCGGCATATCCAGGAGAGACGCCGGAAGGTTTTTCCGTCGAGGAAAAGAGCCTCATGGCCGAAACCGCGCACAGGATTTCCAGCTTCGTGGAGCGCAGCTTTCTGCAGTCGGCAAGAAAGAAGGGCATGGCGGCCAATGATCTGCTTACGGATTTTTTTTCCTGCATCCTAAATCCGTCGCCCATTGGCGAATTGACCTTGAAGGCGCTGGAAATATCGAAAATTCTGACCGGGAGCCCCAATGGGTTCGTGGGTTTTCTGGACCCGGAAACCGGCTACATGGTCTGCCCCACCATGCCTGCCGCAAAGAGTGTGCAAGGCGAAGGCCCCGGCGACCACATGGTTTTCAAGAAGTTTTCCGGCCTGTGGGGCTTTGTCCTCAAAAATCGCCGGGCCCTCATGGAAAATTGCCCCGAAAAGCATCCGAGTTCCGTGGGGGTTCCAGCCGGGCACATAAACGTCAGGCGCTTTCTGGGCGTTCCGTCGGTGATAGACGGAAGCATTGTGGGCATGATCGCCCTAACCAACAAACCCTCGGATTACACTGATTCGGACCTTAAAATAATATCCCGCGTGGCCGATCTTCTTGCGCTGGCCATTTCGCGGGTTCGTGTGGCGGACGCCCTCAATCAGTCCAATGTACTTCTGGAAAGCCGGGTAAGAGAGAGAACGCGACAGCTTACGGACGAAATGGAGGCGCGGAGCCGGGCGGAGGAAGACCTTAGGCGCAGCAAGGAAATGTTCCAGGCGGTGTTTGACGGCATATCCGATCCTCTTTTAATGCTGGGCTCGGATATGTCTGTGCTGATGCTCAACAGGGCCGCAGCCGAGTACTATCGCCTCAGAAATCCTGAACGCTCACTCGGAAAGGCTTGCTTCAGGACCCTTGGGGGGGCTTCAGCCCCGTGCCCGGAATGCGGGATTCTCTCCGCCGTTGAACAGGGGCAGGCCGTGACCATCGAGCGCAAGGGGTTCAAGGATCCTGACCGCTACGAGCAGGCCACAGTTTATCCCATCAAGAATTTCGCAACAGCTTCCTCAGCCTCGATTATTCACATTAGGGACGTAACCGAGTCAAAGGCCGTGCAACGCCATCTGGTTCAGAGCGAAAAACTGGCGTCCCTCGGCTACCTCATTTCGGGGATTGCCCACGAAATCAATAATCCCAACAATTTCATAACGTTTAACATACCAATACTGCGGGAGTACATTCAAAGCGTGTTGCCGGTTCTGGACGAACATGCTGAAAAAGCGGGTGATTTCAACGCCTGCGGTATGCCATACCAGGAATTCCGGGAAGACCTTTTCAAGATTCTGGACAACATAGAGTACGGTTCCTACCGGATAAACTCCATAGTCAGCAACTTGAGGGCTTTTTCCAGAAAAAGGGAGCAGGCCGAACCCAAGTGGGTGGACGTGGCCGAAGTTGTTGAAAACGCGCTGGCCATCTGCCGGATAAAGCTCTCGCATTCCGTGAAGACCCTCCAGGTTTCGGTGCCCGAGGACCTGCCGAGGCTCAAGACCGATCCCGACATGCTGGCGCAGATAATAATCAATTTCATGGTGAATGCCGCCCAGGCCGCCGACAAACGGGATTCATGGGTAAGCCTTGGGGTGAGGCTGGACGAAAGGGACCAGGGGCTTTTGGTGATCGAGGTGGCCGACAACGGCTGCGGCATGGACGAGGCCACAAAGGAGCGCATTTTCGACCCCTTCTTCACCACCAGGAGGGCGGGGGAGGGGACCGGGCTGGGCCTGTCCATGAGCCACCACCTGGCCGCCACCCTTGGGGGAAGAATCGAGGTGGAGTCAAAACCCGGCGAAGGAAGCTCCTTCAGGCTTTATCTTCATCTGTAG
- a CDS encoding alpha/beta hydrolase — MTRQIRFGSGDIELEGIYTEASGNTASVITHPHPLYGGDMNSNVVVSLQMAFLNTDISTLRFNFRGVGQSGGAYDGGLGEQDDVMAAMNHLLGLGKDRIFLAGYSFGAWINAKASGRLGHPPMFLVAPPVALLDFPEDRIEGLLAVIAGEDDTFGPPDMVFEAAQKWNPEARFTMIPHADHFFWGREEELQSAIISHLP, encoded by the coding sequence GTGACCCGACAAATCCGTTTCGGTTCCGGCGACATCGAGCTTGAAGGGATTTATACGGAAGCCTCAGGAAACACGGCTTCGGTGATAACCCACCCCCATCCCCTCTACGGGGGGGACATGAATTCCAACGTGGTGGTGTCGCTTCAGATGGCCTTTCTGAACACGGACATTTCCACGCTTCGTTTCAACTTCCGGGGAGTGGGGCAAAGCGGAGGGGCTTACGACGGCGGCCTTGGCGAACAGGACGACGTGATGGCCGCCATGAATCACCTTCTCGGCCTTGGAAAAGACAGGATATTTCTAGCCGGGTATTCCTTCGGAGCCTGGATCAACGCGAAGGCATCAGGGCGGCTGGGGCATCCACCCATGTTCCTGGTGGCCCCGCCGGTGGCGCTTCTGGATTTCCCGGAAGACCGGATAGAAGGCCTTCTTGCCGTAATCGCCGGGGAGGATGACACCTTCGGCCCGCCAGACATGGTTTTCGAAGCCGCCCAAAAGTGGAACCCGGAAGCCCGCTTCACGATGATTCCCCATGCCGACCATTTTTTCTGGGGCCGGGAGGAAGAGCTTCAGTCGGCCATAATCTCCCACCTGCCCTAA
- the panP gene encoding putative pyridoxal-dependent aspartate 1-decarboxylase, with protein MKNTAQIFDRTAARPPDATRELVANRETLKRIFILRENDSARATLVKYMEQILFGLQDFLRNHVGITEELALTELSRRFMDSAISKEPEKKLAQVITDLIDNIAPHAVNVSSPYFIGHMTSAIPFFMVHLSTIVSALNQNVVKLETSKVVSIVEKQVLAKLHRMIYKEDDAFYNEHIQSGYTSLGGFVEGGTQANLTALWVARNRLLAPVNGFSGVEKEGVAAACKAYGIERCVVLVSQLGHYSLRKAGGVLGIGNANVLSVPVDNKNRMDLHCLENTIDSLKNESPATLIMAVVGVAGTTETGTVDPLNEIAEICARHKIHFHVDAAWGGPTLFSEKYAHLLSGIEKADSVTIDGHKQFYMPMTCGMVYFKDPRAMDAVAYYASYVNRPGSVDLGIRSLAGSRSSTSLILDCALKIMGQRGYALLIDNGIETARAFAEEIESRPNFALMTRPELNILTYRYMPEALKEKFGKADPELIIRLNEHVNNANTELQRMQREAGKSFVSRTTLRLPENKGGPTVVLRAVIMNPITHMGILREILDEQEAIAKKSLGSFFEAALSEI; from the coding sequence ATGAAAAACACGGCCCAGATATTCGATAGAACAGCGGCAAGGCCCCCTGACGCCACCCGTGAACTCGTGGCGAACCGGGAGACCCTTAAACGCATCTTCATACTGAGGGAAAACGACTCGGCAAGGGCCACCCTTGTCAAGTACATGGAGCAGATCCTTTTCGGGCTCCAGGATTTTCTTCGCAACCACGTGGGCATCACCGAAGAACTTGCCCTGACCGAGCTTTCAAGGCGCTTCATGGATTCGGCCATAAGCAAGGAACCGGAAAAAAAGCTCGCTCAGGTCATAACCGATCTCATAGACAACATCGCCCCCCACGCCGTGAACGTGTCGTCGCCCTATTTCATAGGGCACATGACCTCGGCCATCCCCTTTTTCATGGTTCATCTTTCCACCATAGTTTCAGCGCTGAACCAGAACGTGGTCAAGCTGGAGACCAGCAAGGTGGTCTCCATCGTCGAAAAGCAGGTTCTGGCCAAACTCCACCGCATGATCTACAAGGAGGACGACGCCTTCTACAACGAGCACATCCAGAGCGGCTACACCAGCCTCGGAGGATTCGTGGAGGGCGGAACCCAGGCCAACCTGACCGCCCTGTGGGTGGCCAGAAACCGGCTTCTGGCTCCGGTAAACGGTTTCTCCGGCGTTGAAAAGGAGGGCGTGGCCGCCGCCTGCAAGGCCTACGGTATCGAAAGGTGCGTGGTTTTGGTGTCCCAGCTCGGCCATTACAGCTTAAGGAAGGCGGGGGGGGTGCTGGGAATCGGAAACGCCAACGTGCTTTCTGTCCCGGTGGACAACAAGAACCGCATGGACCTTCACTGCCTTGAAAACACCATCGACTCCCTCAAAAATGAAAGCCCGGCCACCCTTATAATGGCCGTGGTGGGAGTGGCGGGCACCACCGAAACCGGAACCGTGGATCCCCTGAATGAAATCGCCGAAATCTGCGCGCGCCACAAAATCCATTTTCACGTGGACGCGGCCTGGGGAGGCCCCACCCTCTTTTCCGAAAAATACGCCCACCTGCTTTCCGGCATCGAAAAGGCCGACTCGGTGACCATAGACGGCCACAAGCAGTTCTACATGCCAATGACCTGCGGCATGGTCTATTTCAAGGACCCCCGCGCAATGGACGCCGTGGCCTACTACGCGTCCTACGTCAACCGCCCCGGCTCGGTGGACTTGGGCATCCGGAGCCTTGCAGGATCGCGCTCGTCCACATCCCTCATCCTTGATTGCGCCTTAAAAATCATGGGCCAGAGGGGCTACGCGCTTCTAATCGACAACGGCATAGAAACCGCCAGGGCCTTTGCCGAAGAGATCGAATCCCGACCGAATTTCGCCCTAATGACAAGGCCGGAGCTGAACATCCTGACTTACAGATACATGCCAGAGGCCCTTAAGGAAAAATTCGGCAAGGCTGACCCGGAACTCATCATCCGCTTAAACGAGCACGTCAACAACGCCAACACCGAGCTTCAGAGGATGCAGCGGGAGGCGGGCAAGAGCTTCGTTTCCAGGACCACGCTGCGGCTCCCGGAAAACAAGGGCGGCCCCACGGTGGTGCTTCGCGCCGTAATAATGAACCCCATAACCCACATGGGAATTTTGCGGGAAATTCTGGACGAACAGGAAGCCATAGCGAAAAAGAGCCTTGGGTCGTTTTTCGAAGCGGCCCTTTCGGAGATTTGA
- a CDS encoding SO_0444 family Cu/Zn efflux transporter: protein MTEFLIEAASGTWKLLFESAFYILFGILVAGLLRAFINPQGISAHLGTGRFSSVFKAAIIGIPLPLCSCGVLPAAVSLKKQGANNGATTAFMIATPESGIDSISITYALLDPIMTVARPLAAFVTAVAAGITENLVGWRGTGATVTPDLSCPVDGCCDGVDCPPQDHRNHHGLGEKFVSGLKYAFNDVWADMAGWFFAGILLAGVITAIIPPDALSRYMGGGIISYLIMLLVGIPIYICATASTPIAAALILSGVSPGSALVFLLAGPATNITSLTVIFGILGKRAATIYLSSIALFSVAAGFAVDRAYAFFGVSARAVAGQASEIVPGWAAWASLLILLAISAPPLFRAFKRNKGHDSQESPGEAHGCGCANGTCGKPDRKGAFPDLFP from the coding sequence ATGACTGAATTTCTAATCGAGGCGGCCAGCGGAACATGGAAACTCCTGTTCGAGTCGGCTTTTTACATCCTGTTCGGAATCCTGGTGGCGGGCCTTTTAAGGGCGTTCATCAACCCCCAGGGGATATCCGCCCACCTTGGAACCGGGCGCTTTTCCTCGGTATTCAAGGCCGCAATAATTGGCATCCCGCTTCCCCTGTGCTCGTGCGGAGTGCTCCCCGCCGCCGTCTCCCTTAAAAAGCAGGGAGCGAACAACGGGGCGACGACAGCCTTCATGATAGCCACGCCCGAATCCGGCATCGATTCCATAAGCATAACCTACGCCCTCTTGGACCCCATAATGACCGTGGCCCGGCCCCTTGCGGCCTTTGTGACCGCCGTCGCCGCCGGAATAACGGAAAACCTTGTCGGCTGGCGCGGCACCGGGGCGACCGTTACGCCGGACCTCTCGTGCCCAGTTGACGGCTGCTGCGACGGCGTCGACTGCCCGCCACAGGACCACAGGAACCATCACGGCCTGGGCGAAAAATTCGTGTCAGGGCTCAAGTACGCGTTCAATGACGTGTGGGCCGACATGGCCGGCTGGTTCTTCGCTGGAATCCTTCTTGCCGGAGTCATCACCGCAATCATTCCCCCGGACGCCCTTTCCAGGTACATGGGCGGCGGTATCATTTCCTATCTCATAATGCTTCTTGTGGGCATTCCCATCTACATCTGCGCCACAGCGTCCACCCCCATAGCGGCGGCCCTGATACTTTCCGGGGTAAGCCCCGGCTCCGCCCTGGTTTTCCTCCTGGCCGGGCCGGCCACCAACATCACGTCCCTTACGGTTATTTTTGGCATCCTTGGAAAACGGGCCGCAACCATTTACCTGTCGTCCATCGCCCTTTTTTCCGTTGCGGCGGGATTCGCCGTTGACCGTGCCTACGCCTTTTTCGGAGTTTCAGCCAGGGCGGTTGCCGGGCAGGCCTCCGAGATCGTGCCGGGCTGGGCGGCCTGGGCCAGCCTCCTGATTCTTTTGGCCATATCGGCCCCCCCGCTTTTTCGCGCCTTTAAAAGAAACAAGGGCCATGACTCCCAGGAAAGCCCTGGGGAAGCGCACGGTTGCGGATGCGCCAACGGGACCTGCGGCAAGCCGGACCGGAAGGGCGCATTCCCCGATCTTTTCCCTTGA